The Montipora capricornis isolate CH-2021 chromosome 6, ASM3666992v2, whole genome shotgun sequence genome has a window encoding:
- the LOC138052731 gene encoding kinesin-like protein KIF20A isoform X2, giving the protein MDCQQRRMTFDINALLKLDQDISTDVSKVSYADESALCNTVTTIKSQEVDSNQELSSIDAEENVSRVVDDTTINVDAQGPVKFSVWVSFAEIYNETIHDLLEPCPMGKGKKRTTLRLGDDTNGNPYIKGLREIYVSNADEAYKILKIGQKNLRIASTRLNQNSSRSHCIFSIKVLRVVDVDDPHVARVSRLSFVDLAGSERYSKTQSKGDRLKEAGNINTSLMTLGKCLDYLRYNQRNPSQPLIIPFRESKLTRLFQAFFCGKGRASMIVNVNMCASMFDETLHVMKFSAIAKKVTTKVTKPVDIPPPPTKKTCPLAPTPSSKAVRLSVPWAKGTICTAAPEGDITVLEEEKVNEDEDVGVEVLENGSDKESVYQQQLVNVVKMLQEKLIEEKRKMQTLEVRIREEVCKEMAEQLVSIENAYSERVKMEVTAVEEKCDRRIELLTQSIKKNRKRTRLERTEEDDEEWVPNVFLHAEQNKVKDPEIEPTSHTSGVRSSQLKRTSSDLTLAEIKKKSSPSKKEKLEESDEDFTPGKPLTRTSARKTGRSNSSRSKRTAPATVDILPTMGSPEVQYKARNNRKLRPRGIKYN; this is encoded by the exons ATGGACTGTCAACAACGACGAATG ACATTTGACATCAATGCACTTCTCAAACTGGACCAAGATATATCAACTGATGTATCCAAAGTTAGCTATGCTGATGAGTCAGCACTTTGCAACACAGTGACTACGATCAAAAGTCAGGAGGTAGATAGTAATCAAG AATTATCATCAATAGATGCTGAAGAAAATGTCTCCAGAGTAGTAGATGACACCACAATCAATGTTGATGCTCAAGGACCTGTGAAATTCTCTGTTTGGGTTTCTTTTGCTGAAATTTACAACGAGACAATTCATGACTTATTAGAGCCCTGCCCAATGGgcaaaggaaaaaagagaaCCACTCTCAGGTTGGGAGACGACACCAATGGCAACCCCTATATTAAAG GATTGAGGGAAATTTATGTGTCAAATGCTGATGAAGCCTACAAG ATTctgaaaattggtcaaaagAACCTCAGGATAGCATCAACAAGGCTGAACCAAAATTCCAGCCGCAG TCACTGCATCTTCAGCATAAAAGTTTTACGTGTGGTAGATGTGGATGATCCTCATGTTGCTCGTGTCAGCAG ATTATCTTTCGTAGATCTTGCCGGTTCCGAGCGCTATTCCAAAACACAGAGCAAAGGAGATCGGTTGAAAGAGGCTGGAAACATCAACACCTCACTTATGACTTTGGGAAAATGTCTGGACTATCTTCGTTATAACCAAAGAAATCC AAGTCAGCCATTAATCATTCCATTCCGCGAAAGCAAGCTAACGCGTTTATTTCAAGCATTCTTTTGCGGTAAAGGGCGCGCTTCAATGATCGTCAATGTTAATATGTGTGCGTCCATGTTCGACGAAACTTTACACGTCATGAAGTTTTCAGCCATTGCCAAAAAG GTCACAACTAAAGTCACCAAGCCAGTGGACATTCCTCCCCCACCGACTAAGAAGACCTGTCCCTTGGCCCCTACCCCTAGCTCTAAGGCAGTGAGGCTGTCTGTCCCCTGGGCTAAAGGTACAATCTGTACCGCTGCCCCTGAAGGTGATATTACAGTCTTGGAGGAAGAGAAAGtgaatgaagatgaagatgttGGAGTTGAAGTTCTTGAGAATGGAAGCGATAAAGAGAGTGTCTATCAGCAG CAACTTGTCAATGTGGTGAAAATGTTGCAAGAAAAGTTGATCGAAGAAAAGCGGAAGATGCAGACTTTAGAAGTCAGGATAAGAGAAGAAGTATGCAAAGAGATGGCAGAGCAATTAGTGTCCATCGAAAACGCTTACAg CGAACGTGTCAAAATGGAGGTGACCGCTGTCGAAGAGAAGTGTGATCGCAGAATAGAACTGTTAACGCAATCAATAAAAAAGAACAGGAAAAGAACCCGGCTCGAGCGGACAGAGGAAGATGACGAGGAATGGGTTCCAAATGTGTTTTTACATGCGGAGCAGAATAAAGTTAAG GATCCAGAGATTGAGCCGACGTCGCATACATCTGGTGTTAGATCCAGTCAGTTAAAAAGGACCAGCAGTGATTTAACCTTAGCTGAG ATCAAGAAAAAGTCGTCGCCCTcgaagaaagaaaaactggaggagaGTGATGAGGATTTCACTCCGGGAAAACC gcttACTCGAACTTCTGCTAGGAAAACGGGGAGATCGAACTCAAGTCGTTCTAAACGAACAGCTCCAGCAACTGTGGATATTTTACCAACTATG
- the LOC138052731 gene encoding kinesin-like protein KIF20A isoform X1 — MSEKQQNCVSDGEEEADEYAIDELAKDNNDVAIRKNLFDEFDVPAKVQKTSSDSANSGREYVKVYLRIRPFSTEEIEAKENQHCLEKENESAVLMTAPKESFAFKNSIRAGGEISHRFSFSSVFDETTTQKQFFDETTLPLVADFIHGQNCLVFTYGVTNSGKTYTIQGTPKDGGILPRALDVVFNSIEGKHYSKLNLKPRFCTNVVRLTDEEEYRENAFKNALLSSLDKDTFDINALLKLDQDISTDVSKVSYADESALCNTVTTIKSQEVDSNQELSSIDAEENVSRVVDDTTINVDAQGPVKFSVWVSFAEIYNETIHDLLEPCPMGKGKKRTTLRLGDDTNGNPYIKGLREIYVSNADEAYKILKIGQKNLRIASTRLNQNSSRSHCIFSIKVLRVVDVDDPHVARVSRLSFVDLAGSERYSKTQSKGDRLKEAGNINTSLMTLGKCLDYLRYNQRNPSQPLIIPFRESKLTRLFQAFFCGKGRASMIVNVNMCASMFDETLHVMKFSAIAKKVTTKVTKPVDIPPPPTKKTCPLAPTPSSKAVRLSVPWAKGTICTAAPEGDITVLEEEKVNEDEDVGVEVLENGSDKESVYQQQLVNVVKMLQEKLIEEKRKMQTLEVRIREEVCKEMAEQLVSIENAYSERVKMEVTAVEEKCDRRIELLTQSIKKNRKRTRLERTEEDDEEWVPNVFLHAEQNKVKDPEIEPTSHTSGVRSSQLKRTSSDLTLAEIKKKSSPSKKEKLEESDEDFTPGKPLTRTSARKTGRSNSSRSKRTAPATVDILPTMGSPEVQYKARNNRKLRPRGIKYN, encoded by the exons ATGTCTGAGAAACAGCAAAACTGTGTTTCGGACGGCGAGGAAGAAGCCGACGAATATGCGATCGACGAGCTTGCAAAGGACAACAACGATGTCGCCATTCGCAAGAATCTCTTCGATGAATTTGACGTTCCAGCGAAAGTACAAAAGACATCTTCGGACAGCGCGAACTCTGGCCGCGAGTACGTTAAAGTTTACTTGCGAATTCGCCCTTTTAGTACCGAAGAGATTGAAGCAAAAGAGAATCAACATTGTCTTGAAAAGGAGAACGAATCGGCGGTATTGATGACTGCACCGAAGGAATCGTTCGCTTTCAAAAACAGCATCCGCGCTGGCGGGGAGATTTCCCACCGATTCTCGTTTTCTAGTGTCTTCGATGAGACAACGACGCAGAAACAGTTTTTTGATGAAACAACGTTGCCTCTGGTTGCTGACTTTATTCACGGGCAAAACTGTCTTGTTTTCACTTATGGAGTTACGAATTCGGGAAAG ACGTACACAATTCAGGGAACTCCCAAAGACGGTGGAATTCTTCCAAGGGCTCTGGATGTGGTGTTCAACAGCattgaaggaaaacattacaGCAAGTTGAATCTTAAGCCACGATTTTGCACAAATGTTGTTAGACTGACAGATGAAGAAGAGTACCGGGAAAATGCTTTTAAGAATGCTTTGCTCTCATCTCTTGACAAAGAT ACATTTGACATCAATGCACTTCTCAAACTGGACCAAGATATATCAACTGATGTATCCAAAGTTAGCTATGCTGATGAGTCAGCACTTTGCAACACAGTGACTACGATCAAAAGTCAGGAGGTAGATAGTAATCAAG AATTATCATCAATAGATGCTGAAGAAAATGTCTCCAGAGTAGTAGATGACACCACAATCAATGTTGATGCTCAAGGACCTGTGAAATTCTCTGTTTGGGTTTCTTTTGCTGAAATTTACAACGAGACAATTCATGACTTATTAGAGCCCTGCCCAATGGgcaaaggaaaaaagagaaCCACTCTCAGGTTGGGAGACGACACCAATGGCAACCCCTATATTAAAG GATTGAGGGAAATTTATGTGTCAAATGCTGATGAAGCCTACAAG ATTctgaaaattggtcaaaagAACCTCAGGATAGCATCAACAAGGCTGAACCAAAATTCCAGCCGCAG TCACTGCATCTTCAGCATAAAAGTTTTACGTGTGGTAGATGTGGATGATCCTCATGTTGCTCGTGTCAGCAG ATTATCTTTCGTAGATCTTGCCGGTTCCGAGCGCTATTCCAAAACACAGAGCAAAGGAGATCGGTTGAAAGAGGCTGGAAACATCAACACCTCACTTATGACTTTGGGAAAATGTCTGGACTATCTTCGTTATAACCAAAGAAATCC AAGTCAGCCATTAATCATTCCATTCCGCGAAAGCAAGCTAACGCGTTTATTTCAAGCATTCTTTTGCGGTAAAGGGCGCGCTTCAATGATCGTCAATGTTAATATGTGTGCGTCCATGTTCGACGAAACTTTACACGTCATGAAGTTTTCAGCCATTGCCAAAAAG GTCACAACTAAAGTCACCAAGCCAGTGGACATTCCTCCCCCACCGACTAAGAAGACCTGTCCCTTGGCCCCTACCCCTAGCTCTAAGGCAGTGAGGCTGTCTGTCCCCTGGGCTAAAGGTACAATCTGTACCGCTGCCCCTGAAGGTGATATTACAGTCTTGGAGGAAGAGAAAGtgaatgaagatgaagatgttGGAGTTGAAGTTCTTGAGAATGGAAGCGATAAAGAGAGTGTCTATCAGCAG CAACTTGTCAATGTGGTGAAAATGTTGCAAGAAAAGTTGATCGAAGAAAAGCGGAAGATGCAGACTTTAGAAGTCAGGATAAGAGAAGAAGTATGCAAAGAGATGGCAGAGCAATTAGTGTCCATCGAAAACGCTTACAg CGAACGTGTCAAAATGGAGGTGACCGCTGTCGAAGAGAAGTGTGATCGCAGAATAGAACTGTTAACGCAATCAATAAAAAAGAACAGGAAAAGAACCCGGCTCGAGCGGACAGAGGAAGATGACGAGGAATGGGTTCCAAATGTGTTTTTACATGCGGAGCAGAATAAAGTTAAG GATCCAGAGATTGAGCCGACGTCGCATACATCTGGTGTTAGATCCAGTCAGTTAAAAAGGACCAGCAGTGATTTAACCTTAGCTGAG ATCAAGAAAAAGTCGTCGCCCTcgaagaaagaaaaactggaggagaGTGATGAGGATTTCACTCCGGGAAAACC gcttACTCGAACTTCTGCTAGGAAAACGGGGAGATCGAACTCAAGTCGTTCTAAACGAACAGCTCCAGCAACTGTGGATATTTTACCAACTATG
- the LOC138052732 gene encoding uncharacterized protein, with amino-acid sequence MEISRAREEITPGPQKEGQTQSTLTFATPQDHLHFQGTSESGTGPEPGYNHCANVDHSSLVPQIATPFDRLPSYYSKGTNNTAPSFQSGESTSSSQETHPSGVQIIRNSLTARGISQKAAKVILQSWRESTHKQYSVYLRKWVLFCSSRGFDPYKSTPAQALDFMTDLFEQGLGYSAMNTVRSALSQVLHSPTGVSFGELPTVKQFLKGVFQEKPTLPRYSVTWDPAILLSYLKTLSPVKELTLKMLTYKTVALLGILSAQRCQTLFFLDIRNMVINSSTVKISIGDKLKQTKPGKHVHELEFPAYPTDICLCIVDVMKEYLERTKPLRGDITSLFVTYVKPYKAASKDTISRWIKTTLKLAGIDMTRFKPHSIRSSSTSAAAVAKVPVDTILRTAGWSGHCTFAKYYKKPIQNHGALAKALLDSTQLG; translated from the exons ATGGAAATATCAAGGGCCAGGGAAGAGATCACACCTGGACCCCAAAAAGAAGGGCAAACCCAATCAACACTAACTTTTGCCACACCTCAAGACCACCTACATTTTCAG GGTACTTCAGAAAGTGGAACAGGACCAGAGCCAGGGTATAATCATTGTGCCAATGTGGACCACTCAAGTTTGGTTCCCCAGATTGCTACACCTTTTGATAGACTTCCCAGTTACTATTCCAAAGGGACCAACAACACTGCTCCTTCCTTTCAATCGGGAGAAAGCACATCCTCTTCACAAGAAACTCACCCTTCTGGCgtgcaaattatcaggaattcCCTCACAGCAAGAGGCATTTCGCAAAAAGCTGCCAAAGTCATATTGCAATCCTGGAGAGAGAGTACACACAAACAATATTCCGTCTACCTCAGGAAATGGGTGCTGTTTTGCAGTTCAAGGGGTTTTGATCCATACAAATCAACTCCAGCACAAGCGTTAGATTTCATGACAGACCTATTTGAACAAGGCCTGGGCTATAGTGCTATGAACACAGTCAGGTCCGCTTTATCTCAGGTATTACACAGCCCTACCGGAGTTTCATTTGGAGAACTTCCAACTGTAAAACAGTTTCTCAAAGGGGTTTTCCAGGAAAAACCCACATTACCCAGATACTCTGTCACTTGGGatcctgctatattattatcgTACTTAAAGACCTTATCACCAGTTAAAGAATTAACTCTCAAAATGTTGACATACAAGACGGTGGCTTTATTGGGAAttttgtcagctcagaggtgtcaAACCCTCTTTTTCTTGGACATTAGAAACATGGTCATAAATAGTTCAACTGTAAAAATTTCAATTGGAGACAAACTAAAACAGACCAAACCTGGCAAGCATGTGCACGAGTTGGAGTTTCCGGCATATCCAACCGACATTTGCCTTTGTATTGTTGATGTTATGAAAGAGTATTTAGAACGTACCAAGCCTCTACGAGGGGACATTACTAGTTTATTTGTTACCTATGTTAAGCCATACAAAGCAGCAAGCAAAGATACTATATCTCGGTGGATCAAAACCACCTTAAAACTTGCTGGAATTGACATGACTCGTTTCAAACCTCATAGTATCAGATCTTCATCAACCAGTGCAGCTGCAGTCGCTAAAGTTCCTGTTGACACGATTCTTCGAACTGCTGGTTGGTCAGGACATTGTACTTTTGCAAAGTATTACAAGAAACCAATCCAAAACCATGGAGCATTGGCAAAAGCTTTGTTGGACAGTACACAGTTAGGGTGA